A window of the Salarias fasciatus chromosome 7, fSalaFa1.1, whole genome shotgun sequence genome harbors these coding sequences:
- the elmo3 gene encoding engulfment and cell motility protein 3 isoform X2 → MEVMQVVREQITRTLSSKPTSLELFKNKVNALNYSEILKLRQTERLHQEETLAPPVLELKERLKPELLELIRQQRLNRLCQGTKFRKISSRRRQDKLWYCRLSPNHKMLHYGDVEEDVENPPIEALQEKIPVADIKSLLTGKDCPHMKENKGKQNKEVLDLAFSITYDVEEYSLNFIAPSRTDFCLWTDGLSVLLGREMSSESMRSELEILLSMEIKLRLLDLENVTIPDSAPVIPKPPSNYNFCYDFSQTEQ, encoded by the exons ATGGAG GTGATGCAGGTGGTGAGGGAGCAGATCACCCGGACGCTGTCCAGCAAGCCCACCTCCCTGGAGCTCTTCAAGAACAAGGTCAACGCCCTCAACTACAGCGAGATCCTCAAGCTGCGGCAGACGGAGCGGCTGCACCAGGAGGAGACGCTCGCTCCGCCCGTGCT AGAGCTGAAGGAGCGTCTGAagccggagctgctggagctgatccgCCAGCAGAGACTCAACAGGCTGTGTCAGGGAACCAAGTTCAGAAAGATCAGCAGCCGGCGGCGGCAGG ATAAACTGTGGTACTGCCGCTTGTCGCCCAATCACAAAATGCTTCACTACGGCGACGTGGAGGAAGACGTGGAAAACCCCCCGATAGAAGCTCTGCAGGAGAAGA TTCCAGTCGCGGACATCAAGAGCTTGCTAACGGGAAAAGACTGTCCTCACATGAAGGAGAACAAGGGCAAACAAAACAag GAGGTGCTGGATCTGGCGTTCAGCATCACCTACGACGTGGAGGAGTACAGCCTGAACTTCATCGCCCCCTCCAGAACCGAC TTCTGCCTGTGGACGGACGGACTCAGCGTCCTGCTGGGCCGGGAGATGAGCAGCGAGTCCATGCGCAGCGAGCTGGAGATCCTGCTGTCCATGGAGATCAAGCTCCGCCTCCTGGACCTGGAGAACGTCACCATCCCGGACAGCGCCCCGGTCATCCCCAAACCACCCAGCAACTACAACTTCTGCTACGACTTCAGCCAGACCGAGCAGtag